A window of Cyclopterus lumpus isolate fCycLum1 chromosome 10, fCycLum1.pri, whole genome shotgun sequence genomic DNA:
ATCTTTCGAGAGAAGTAAAACCAAACTGATCAGCAGAATCTTTAAGAAACAGTGAATACATTTAAGACTTCAACTGTGAATTACAAAAggtacaattacatttttaacagggaaaagtacttttgatttgGTTGTTCTGCTTACAAGCCAGCAGCAGCCACCCGAGGCAGCAACTGCTGTACTTTCCAGCTAAACAACTCCACTGTGATAACTGAActgaaaggagagggagggatgcaGCTAATTTATTTTGGGAGAAAGGATTTCATGCGCACTGCTACAAACATGTAGGCATATTGAGATGAAAAATGAACGAGgattcacatttttttctttctaaaatagCCTTCTGGTAACACTGCACAAAAAGAATATGTGGATATGTCATACTAGTTGATGTATAATTAGTACAAAGTTGTTTCAAAagtgttcattttcattttctataCTCTTGACCAAATGGAACATGCTTGAACTATTGGAGTTCATAAATCACCAGTCTCTCCTACGTACAGTATAAAAACAAATTAGAAAAAACAAGCTAGAAAGATTCTTTCATGAAAAAACAGCACCCTCAAATCAATTCGTAGCGTAAATTAAATTCACACATAATTAATAACTAAACCCATTTAACACAGTGTAGGACTAGAATAAATAGGGAGAAATTGATTCACTATTTAGACAATGAGTCGAGCTCATGAGAGTTTCCACAGATATGGTTGTCCACGTAGAGGATGTATGGATCGGGAGTTCTCAGTTTCACAGTAAGAGTGCAGAGGAGTAGGTGAGAGTAATCAGTCAGCTAGCTGTATGGGACAGAAGATGGGTGTGTGGGGTGTTATTACTGGAAGTGACTGATTCCTTCAAAATTGTATTTACTACAATCCATAGGGGAGCACCAGGGTTCCCTTGTTGTGGCTTGGACCAAAGTAGACGAGGCTCTTAAGACTGCTTGACCTTGTTCTTTTCCTGGTCATTAACGTGCTGTTCCTCTCTGCTATCCTCCCTCTCCGGCCGGTCGTCACTCTGGCGGGCGATAAGCAGTCGGCAGGTGAGCAGAATACCAAAGACCAGAGCGTGGGCGTAGCGTTTTAGGGGGTCTCCTACAAGCTGGTGGAAGAACAGGACGGCGAGCatgaccagcagcagcaggaagttgGCCACATCCTTCGGCCGGCCCGGTACAAGGGTGAGCACCACACCGCAGCCCACCTCCAGGGAGCCGATGATCTTGCGAAGCAGTACTGAGCTGATACCAATCTTTTTCAGGCCCGGTAAAGCCTTGGCATAGCTCTTGTATGCCCTTTTCTGAAAGGACAAAGTACAAAGATTAATTTAAATAGATTTCACCTTTAACTAAGCTCATACAAGCTCTCACGAGTGtgtctttaattaaaaaaaagccatttaagGCCCATGTAATGTTGGGTCACCAACATGTCAAGTGTTCAAAGGTCACATGCCTTTATTTCATCACTGTGGTTGTACTCTTCCACCTATTGCTCCCTGGTCCAATAAAACCTATTAAGTATAATATTATATGAGAATATTAGTTGTTTGAAGCCTAAATGCATGCCATCTATCATCTTCTGTATTCCAACATCAGCAGTGGCAGGTGCATCTCACAGAATTTGCTGGAATGCGCCGCCATTGCTCTTTAACGTTAGCTGTACGTTGCTCTTCACGTTAAAGACCATTTAATAAGCTGCAAGTAGCACGCGAACATTCCGAAATGGTTCCTTATGCAGCACGTTTGCACCATTCCGCTAACGTTAAATTATAACATG
This region includes:
- the tmem35 gene encoding transmembrane protein 35A; amino-acid sequence: MASPRTVTIVALSFALGLFFVFMGTIKLTPRLSKDAYSEMKRAYKSYAKALPGLKKIGISSVLLRKIIGSLEVGCGVVLTLVPGRPKDVANFLLLLVMLAVLFFHQLVGDPLKRYAHALVFGILLTCRLLIARQSDDRPEREDSREEQHVNDQEKNKVKQS